The proteins below come from a single Oryzomicrobium terrae genomic window:
- a CDS encoding cytochrome ubiquinol oxidase subunit I, with translation MADLSAFSVLSALDLARLQFAFTVSFHILFPAITIGMASYLVVLEACWLRTKQPVYRDLYHFWSKIFAVNFGMGVVSGLVMAYQFGTNWSGFSQFAGGITGPLLAYEVMTAFFLEAGFLGVMLFGWNKVGPGLHFLSTAMVALGTLVSTTWILASNSWMQTPQGYAILDGRVVPTDWLAVIFNPSFPYRLLHMSVAAFLATALFVAASAAWHLLRGQDNPALRKMLSMALGLLVVVAPVQAVIGDMHGLNTLEHQPAKIAALEGHWENRGDEALPLIAFGWPDMAREETRYAVEIPHLGSLILTHTWGGQIKGLKEFPPEDRPNATLLFWSFRVMVGLGLLMILLGLWGLVLRRGGGLYRSRAFLRAVLWMGPSGLVALLAGWITTEAGRQPWVVYGVLRTADAVTPHGVPELALSLALFVATYFFVFGVGIAYMFRLVRKGPQPHEGDPHPESGPGLERTPARPLSAVGDDEARAPLSSGAAAGRN, from the coding sequence ATGGCCGATCTAAGCGCATTCTCTGTACTATCCGCCCTGGACTTGGCCCGGCTCCAGTTCGCCTTCACCGTTTCGTTCCACATCCTCTTTCCCGCCATCACCATCGGCATGGCCAGCTACCTGGTGGTGCTGGAGGCCTGCTGGCTGCGCACCAAGCAGCCGGTGTACCGGGATCTGTACCACTTCTGGTCGAAAATCTTCGCCGTTAACTTCGGCATGGGGGTGGTGTCGGGGCTGGTCATGGCCTACCAGTTCGGCACCAACTGGAGCGGCTTTTCCCAGTTCGCCGGGGGCATCACCGGCCCCTTGCTGGCCTACGAGGTGATGACCGCCTTCTTCCTCGAAGCCGGCTTCCTCGGCGTCATGTTGTTCGGCTGGAACAAGGTCGGACCGGGGTTGCACTTCCTTTCCACCGCCATGGTGGCCCTGGGCACCCTGGTGTCCACCACCTGGATCCTGGCCTCCAACAGCTGGATGCAGACGCCCCAGGGCTACGCCATCCTGGACGGTCGGGTGGTGCCTACGGACTGGCTGGCAGTGATCTTCAACCCCTCCTTTCCCTACCGGCTGCTGCACATGAGCGTGGCCGCCTTTCTCGCCACCGCCCTGTTCGTCGCCGCCTCGGCGGCCTGGCACCTGCTGCGCGGCCAGGACAACCCGGCCCTGCGCAAGATGCTGTCGATGGCCTTGGGGCTGCTGGTGGTGGTGGCGCCGGTCCAGGCGGTGATCGGCGACATGCACGGGCTCAACACCCTGGAGCACCAGCCGGCCAAGATCGCCGCCTTGGAAGGGCACTGGGAAAACCGGGGCGACGAGGCCCTGCCCCTGATCGCCTTCGGCTGGCCCGACATGGCCCGGGAAGAGACCCGCTACGCCGTCGAGATCCCTCACCTGGGCAGCCTGATCCTGACCCACACCTGGGGCGGCCAGATCAAGGGACTGAAGGAATTTCCGCCGGAAGACCGGCCCAACGCCACTCTGCTGTTCTGGTCGTTCCGCGTCATGGTCGGGCTGGGGCTACTGATGATCCTGCTCGGCCTGTGGGGGCTGGTGCTGCGCCGGGGCGGCGGCCTGTACCGTTCCCGGGCCTTTTTGCGCGCCGTGCTGTGGATGGGGCCGAGCGGGCTGGTGGCCCTGCTCGCCGGCTGGATCACCACCGAGGCCGGGCGCCAGCCCTGGGTGGTCTACGGGGTGCTGCGCACCGCCGACGCGGTGACGCCCCACGGCGTGCCGGAGCTGGCCCTGTCCCTGGCCCTGTTCGTGGCCACCTATTTCTTCGTCTTCGGCGTGGGCATCGCCTACATGTTCCGCCTGGTGCGCAAGGGGCCCCAACCCCACGAGGGCGACCCGCACCCGGAGAGCGGGCCCGGCCTGGAGCGCACCCCGGCCCGACCCCTGTCGGCGGTGGGCGACGATGAGGCCCGGGCGCCCCTGTCTTCTGGCGCCGCGGCGGGGAGGAACTGA
- a CDS encoding LysR family transcriptional regulator, giving the protein MDTFKQITAFVASATRGSLSAAAAAEGVTPAIIGRRIDALEGRLGVKLLLRTTRRLSLTFEGQAFLEDCQRILNDLSNAEASVSLGGVKASGHLRLSAPAGFGRKHVAPLVAEFLAGHSEVTANLDLSDRLVDVVNEGIDCAIRIGELTDSSLVSVKLGEMRRVVVASPVYLAARGAPATPDDLAGHDCLSLGPQRGWLFADLERASERPGATLTVKVSGRFECNDGAVLHEWALAGHGLAWRSLWEVGGDLAAGRLRTVLDDYAAPPMGIYAVFPQRRHLPLRVRLFIDYLKNTYSNPAYWR; this is encoded by the coding sequence ATGGACACCTTCAAGCAGATCACCGCCTTCGTCGCTTCCGCTACCCGGGGCAGCCTGTCCGCCGCTGCTGCCGCCGAGGGCGTTACCCCGGCCATCATCGGCCGGCGCATCGATGCCCTGGAAGGGCGGCTCGGGGTCAAGCTGCTGCTGCGCACCACCCGCCGCCTGTCCCTGACCTTCGAAGGCCAGGCCTTCCTGGAGGATTGCCAGCGCATCCTCAACGACCTGTCCAATGCCGAGGCCTCGGTGTCCCTGGGTGGGGTCAAGGCCAGCGGCCACCTGCGCCTGTCGGCGCCGGCCGGCTTTGGGCGCAAGCACGTGGCGCCCCTGGTGGCCGAGTTTCTGGCCGGCCACAGCGAAGTGACCGCCAACCTGGATTTGTCCGACCGGCTGGTGGACGTGGTCAACGAGGGCATCGATTGCGCCATCCGTATCGGCGAGCTGACCGATTCCAGCCTGGTCAGCGTCAAGCTCGGGGAGATGCGCCGGGTGGTAGTGGCCAGTCCGGTCTACCTGGCGGCCCGGGGGGCACCGGCCACCCCGGACGATCTGGCGGGCCACGATTGCCTGTCCCTGGGTCCCCAGCGCGGGTGGCTGTTTGCCGACCTGGAACGGGCGAGCGAGCGCCCCGGGGCCACGCTCACGGTCAAGGTGAGTGGCCGTTTCGAATGCAACGACGGGGCGGTGCTGCACGAGTGGGCCCTGGCCGGGCACGGCCTCGCCTGGCGTTCGTTATGGGAAGTGGGGGGGGATCTGGCAGCGGGGCGCCTGCGCACGGTGCTGGACGACTACGCGGCGCCGCCCATGGGCATCTACGCGGTGTTCCCGCAGCGCCGCCACCTGCCGCTGCGGGTGCGGCTGTTCATCGACTACCTGAAGAACACCTACAGCAACCCGGCCTACTGGCGCTAG
- a CDS encoding bifunctional diguanylate cyclase/phosphodiesterase: MLALVLVFTLGLGVYFTWQHIRDFEAGLADLERETLARQQSLLAAELDSSSNYLEFVRSRTEAVLKEALKAEVDQAYQVVEAIYRQEKGRRPEAEIRRLASEALRPMRFFDGRGYFFIDDRAGNCVLLPISPEREGSSLLDNRDDTGHYIMRGLIEAAKDGQGYSRYRWYAPGNSREMADKIAYVRNFEPFGWIIGAGDYLSNMEQQLSQEALVRLRSVRFGKDGYLAVLHRDGRVLVSPSRPNSEGVEVAHLPSEAERRVVRQLLDLARQGGGVARYDWLHPERNQMSSKFSMVRAVDSWGWVLVAGVYLDDLDTVLKNGQSELAAGVRSHIVTTVLVLALAAAATFAFSLLFSRWLGRILHAYRDDIETRNAQLIENAQQLRLAAQVFESGNEGIVITDPSNRILTVNRAFSAITGYAADEVVGQNPSLFSSGRHSAEFYAAMWRELNERGTWAGEIWNRRKDGTPFPEWLNISAVKNDRGEVTHYIAAFSDITERKAAEAQVRHMAEYDALTNLPNRVLLQDRLGQAIAAAQRGGGRMALIFIDLDRFKNINDSLGHAIGDQVLCQVGARLADTVRASDTVSRLGGDEFVVLLPELDAPNQAASVAEKLLVALSQPLQADGHELAVTPSIGIAVFPEDGQDGSTLLKNADAAMYYAKDNGRNNFQFFTPEMNARVSERLALENNLRQAIARNELFLHYQPQFDLQTGELTGCEALVRWQHPELGLIPPSRFIPVAEDSGLILPLGHWVLREACRQAKAWQDAGLRPIPVAVNLSAVQFRQARLATMIADVLAESGLAPRWLELELTESMLMEDGERHTTALADLKALGVGLALDDFGTGYSSLSYLKRFDLDTLKIDRSFVQSLPDDSEDAALTTAIIGIARQFGLKTVAEGVETEAQRAFLAAQGCTLMQGFLLARPMAGAELAELLETVPA, translated from the coding sequence ATGCTTGCCCTGGTCCTGGTGTTTACCCTGGGACTCGGGGTGTATTTCACTTGGCAGCACATCCGCGATTTCGAAGCCGGTCTGGCTGATCTCGAGCGGGAAACCCTCGCCCGTCAGCAGAGCTTGCTTGCCGCCGAACTGGATTCGAGCAGCAACTACCTGGAATTCGTCCGCTCCCGCACCGAGGCCGTGCTCAAGGAGGCCCTCAAGGCCGAGGTCGATCAGGCCTACCAGGTGGTCGAGGCCATCTACCGGCAGGAAAAGGGGCGCCGTCCCGAGGCCGAGATCCGCCGACTGGCGAGCGAGGCCCTGCGGCCAATGCGTTTCTTCGACGGCCGCGGCTATTTCTTCATCGATGACCGGGCCGGCAACTGCGTCCTGCTGCCCATTTCGCCGGAGCGCGAGGGCTCGTCCCTGCTCGACAACCGGGACGATACCGGCCACTACATCATGCGCGGCCTGATCGAGGCGGCCAAGGACGGCCAGGGTTATTCGCGCTACCGCTGGTACGCCCCGGGCAATTCCCGGGAAATGGCCGACAAGATCGCCTACGTGCGCAACTTCGAGCCCTTCGGCTGGATCATCGGCGCCGGCGACTACCTGTCCAACATGGAACAGCAGCTGAGCCAGGAAGCCCTGGTGCGGCTGCGCTCGGTGCGCTTCGGCAAGGACGGCTACCTGGCGGTGCTGCACCGCGACGGCAGGGTGCTGGTGTCGCCCTCACGCCCGAACTCCGAGGGCGTCGAGGTTGCCCATCTGCCGTCGGAGGCGGAGCGCCGGGTGGTTCGCCAGCTCCTCGACCTGGCCAGGCAGGGGGGTGGGGTGGCGCGCTACGATTGGCTGCATCCGGAACGCAACCAGATGTCGTCCAAGTTCTCGATGGTGCGCGCGGTGGATTCCTGGGGCTGGGTGCTGGTGGCGGGGGTGTATCTGGACGACCTGGACACGGTCCTGAAAAACGGCCAGTCAGAACTGGCCGCCGGGGTGCGCAGCCACATCGTGACCACCGTCCTGGTGCTGGCCCTGGCCGCAGCGGCGACCTTCGCCTTTTCCCTACTCTTCTCTCGCTGGCTCGGCCGCATTCTCCATGCCTACCGGGACGACATCGAAACCCGCAACGCCCAACTGATCGAGAATGCCCAGCAGCTGCGGCTGGCCGCCCAGGTGTTCGAAAGCGGCAACGAAGGCATCGTCATTACCGACCCGAGCAACCGCATCCTCACGGTGAACCGGGCCTTTTCCGCCATAACCGGCTACGCCGCCGACGAGGTGGTCGGCCAGAACCCGAGCCTGTTCTCTTCCGGCCGGCATTCGGCCGAGTTCTATGCCGCCATGTGGCGGGAACTGAACGAGCGCGGCACCTGGGCCGGTGAAATCTGGAACCGGCGCAAGGATGGCACCCCATTCCCCGAGTGGCTCAACATCAGCGCGGTCAAGAACGACCGTGGCGAGGTGACCCACTACATCGCCGCCTTTTCCGACATTACTGAGCGCAAGGCAGCCGAGGCCCAGGTGCGCCACATGGCCGAGTACGACGCCCTGACCAACCTGCCCAACCGGGTGCTGCTGCAGGACCGGCTCGGCCAGGCCATTGCCGCCGCTCAGCGTGGGGGCGGCCGCATGGCCCTGATCTTCATCGACCTGGACCGTTTCAAGAACATTAACGATTCCCTGGGGCATGCGATCGGGGACCAGGTGCTGTGCCAGGTCGGGGCACGGCTTGCCGACACGGTGCGCGCCAGCGACACCGTCAGCCGCCTCGGCGGCGACGAGTTCGTGGTGCTGCTGCCCGAACTGGATGCGCCGAACCAGGCGGCCAGCGTGGCGGAAAAGCTGCTGGTGGCACTGAGCCAGCCCTTGCAGGCGGATGGGCACGAGTTGGCCGTGACCCCCAGCATCGGCATCGCCGTCTTCCCCGAGGACGGCCAGGACGGCTCAACCCTGCTGAAGAACGCCGACGCGGCCATGTATTACGCCAAGGACAACGGACGCAACAATTTTCAGTTCTTCACCCCGGAAATGAATGCCCGGGTGTCCGAGCGTCTGGCCCTGGAGAACAACCTGCGCCAAGCCATCGCCCGCAACGAGCTGTTCCTTCACTATCAGCCCCAGTTCGACCTGCAGACCGGCGAGCTCACCGGCTGCGAAGCCCTGGTGCGTTGGCAGCACCCGGAGTTGGGCCTGATTCCCCCATCCCGTTTCATCCCGGTGGCCGAAGATTCGGGCTTGATCCTGCCCCTCGGCCACTGGGTGCTGCGCGAAGCCTGTCGCCAGGCTAAGGCTTGGCAGGACGCTGGCCTGCGGCCGATTCCAGTGGCGGTCAACCTCTCCGCCGTGCAATTCCGCCAGGCCCGGCTCGCCACGATGATCGCCGACGTCCTGGCCGAAAGCGGACTGGCGCCGCGCTGGCTGGAACTGGAACTGACTGAGTCGATGCTGATGGAAGACGGCGAGCGCCACACCACCGCCCTGGCCGATCTGAAAGCTCTCGGCGTGGGGCTGGCCCTGGACGACTTCGGCACCGGCTATTCGAGCCTGTCGTACCTGAAGCGTTTCGACCTGGATACCCTGAAGATCGACCGCTCCTTCGTCCAATCCCTCCCCGACGACAGCGAGGACGCAGCCCTGACCACCGCCATCATCGGCATCGCCCGCCAGTTTGGCCTCAAGACCGTCGCCGAAGGCGTAGAAACCGAGGCCCAGCGCGCCTTCCTCGCCGCCCAGGGTTGCACCCTGATGCAGGGCTTCTTGCTGGCCCGACCGATGGCGGGGGCGGAGCTGGCGGAGTTGCTGGAGACGGTTCCCGCCTGA
- a CDS encoding trimeric intracellular cation channel family protein, protein MLITIYLIAITAEAMSGALAAGRRNMDIFGVAVIAFVTALGGGTIRDMVLGHFPIGWTQHPDYIYLVISAGLLTTVLARYMHHLKMVFLVLDALGLIAFSLIGCEVALGMGYPTVVVIMAGMITGIFGGVLRDVLCNQVPVVFRHELYASVSLAVCILYLVLRKFGVPTEANTLISFAAGLTLRLLAIWRGWKLPTFSYQKRWE, encoded by the coding sequence GTGCTGATCACCATCTACCTGATCGCCATCACCGCCGAAGCCATGTCCGGAGCCCTGGCCGCCGGGCGGCGCAACATGGACATCTTCGGCGTCGCCGTGATTGCCTTCGTCACCGCCCTGGGGGGCGGCACCATCCGCGACATGGTGCTCGGCCACTTCCCCATCGGCTGGACCCAACACCCGGATTACATCTACCTGGTGATCTCCGCCGGCCTGCTGACCACCGTCCTGGCCCGCTACATGCACCACTTGAAAATGGTCTTCCTGGTACTCGACGCCCTGGGATTGATCGCCTTTTCCCTGATCGGCTGCGAAGTGGCCCTGGGCATGGGCTACCCCACGGTGGTGGTGATCATGGCCGGCATGATCACCGGCATTTTCGGCGGCGTGCTGCGCGACGTGCTGTGCAACCAGGTGCCGGTAGTGTTCCGCCACGAGCTGTACGCCAGCGTCTCCCTGGCGGTGTGCATCCTCTACCTGGTGCTGCGCAAGTTCGGCGTGCCCACCGAGGCCAACACCCTGATCAGCTTCGCCGCCGGCCTGACCCTGCGCCTGCTGGCCATCTGGCGCGGCTGGAAGCTGCCCACCTTCTCCTACCAGAAGCGCTGGGAATAG
- a CDS encoding CBS domain-containing protein, whose amino-acid sequence MPQRTIRDVIRDQHILTTSEESTVRQAVRRMADTRVGAIMVIRGGLLVGIFTERDALNRVLAPGLDPDTTPITLVMTPEPRTVSPERPLGYALHLMHTGGFRHLPVVDNGRPVGMVSVRDALGSELSQFERELDDFEHIATSL is encoded by the coding sequence ATGCCCCAACGCACCATCCGCGACGTCATTCGCGACCAGCACATACTCACCACCAGTGAAGAGAGCACCGTGCGCCAGGCGGTGCGGCGCATGGCCGACACCCGGGTCGGCGCCATCATGGTGATCCGCGGCGGCCTGCTGGTGGGTATCTTCACCGAGCGCGACGCCCTCAACCGGGTTTTGGCCCCGGGCCTGGACCCGGACACCACGCCGATCACCCTGGTGATGACCCCGGAACCGCGCACCGTCAGCCCCGAACGCCCCCTCGGCTACGCCTTGCACCTGATGCACACCGGCGGCTTCCGCCACCTGCCGGTGGTGGACAACGGCCGCCCGGTGGGTATGGTCTCGGTGCGCGACGCCCTGGGCAGCGAGCTGAGCCAGTTCGAGCGCGAACTGGACGATTTCGAGCACATCGCCACCTCCCTTTAA
- the cydB gene encoding cytochrome d ubiquinol oxidase subunit II translates to MGIDLSLLWAGIILFGVMMYVIMDGFDLGIGLLYPFVPDRHDRDVMMNTVAPVWDGNETWLVMGGAGLLAAFPLVYAVVLSALYLPLVFMLLGLIFRGVAFEFRFKANDRERHVWDKAFIGGSLVAAFFQGVVLGAYIDGIKMDGRAFAGGPLDWLAPFPLFCGIGVVAAYALLGSTWLIMKTEGDLHRHMLALTRPLVGLLLAAIVAISVWTPLAQPHIAERWFSWPNLAWFAPVPLLVVLAMVGLVRSLDRAPVAAPFLYALGLVFLGYSGLAISVWPNILPGISIWQAAAPPQSQGFALVGALFIIPFILMYTVWSYYVFRGKVRHGEGYH, encoded by the coding sequence ATGGGCATCGATCTTTCCTTGCTGTGGGCCGGCATCATCCTGTTCGGCGTGATGATGTACGTGATCATGGACGGCTTCGACCTGGGCATCGGCCTGCTCTACCCCTTCGTCCCCGACCGGCACGACCGGGACGTGATGATGAACACGGTGGCGCCGGTCTGGGACGGCAACGAGACCTGGCTGGTGATGGGCGGCGCCGGCCTGCTGGCGGCCTTTCCCCTGGTCTACGCGGTAGTGTTGAGCGCCCTCTACCTGCCCTTGGTGTTCATGCTGCTCGGGCTGATCTTCCGCGGCGTGGCCTTCGAGTTCCGCTTCAAGGCCAACGACCGGGAGCGCCACGTCTGGGACAAGGCTTTCATCGGCGGTTCCCTGGTGGCCGCGTTCTTCCAGGGCGTGGTGCTGGGGGCCTACATCGACGGCATCAAGATGGACGGCCGCGCCTTTGCCGGCGGCCCTTTGGACTGGCTGGCGCCCTTTCCGCTGTTCTGCGGCATTGGGGTGGTGGCGGCCTACGCCCTGCTCGGCAGCACCTGGCTGATCATGAAGACCGAGGGCGATCTGCACCGCCACATGTTGGCCCTGACCCGGCCCCTGGTGGGGCTGCTGCTGGCGGCCATCGTGGCGATCAGCGTGTGGACGCCCCTGGCCCAGCCCCACATTGCCGAGCGCTGGTTCAGTTGGCCCAACCTGGCCTGGTTCGCCCCGGTGCCGCTGCTGGTGGTCCTGGCCATGGTCGGCCTGGTGCGTTCCCTCGATCGGGCGCCGGTTGCCGCGCCATTTCTCTACGCCCTGGGGCTGGTGTTCCTCGGCTACAGCGGCCTGGCCATCAGCGTCTGGCCGAACATCCTGCCCGGCATCAGCATCTGGCAGGCGGCGGCGCCGCCCCAGAGCCAGGGCTTCGCCCTGGTGGGGGCCCTGTTCATCATCCCCTTCATCCTGATGTACACCGTCTGGTCCTACTACGTCTTCCGCGGCAAGGTCCGACACGGCGAGGGCTACCACTGA
- a CDS encoding sulfite exporter TauE/SafE family protein, giving the protein MELTHILLIGIAAFAAGAVNSVAGGGTFFSFPALLAVGVPPVVANASNSVALWPGSLAGAWAFRRELARFKRTLPLLSVVAFFGGIGGGLLLLATSNAAFAKLIPWLLLVATVLFAFSAQLSRLVARFKPAAPGHDGERHVGPGGYLFQLAVSIYGGFFGAGMGILMLAALAIQGFKDVHEINALKNWLSAVIYSVAVGTFVIANAVSWPHTAVMLITGTVGGYAGAAVARRIPALWLKRVIIAVGSLLTAYYFYKTA; this is encoded by the coding sequence ATGGAACTGACCCACATCCTGCTCATCGGCATCGCCGCCTTCGCCGCCGGCGCGGTCAACTCGGTGGCCGGCGGCGGCACCTTCTTCTCTTTCCCGGCCCTGCTCGCCGTAGGGGTCCCGCCGGTGGTGGCCAACGCCAGCAACTCGGTGGCCCTGTGGCCAGGCAGCCTGGCCGGCGCCTGGGCGTTCCGTCGCGAACTGGCCCGTTTCAAGCGTACCCTGCCGCTGCTCTCGGTGGTGGCCTTCTTCGGCGGCATCGGCGGCGGCCTGTTGCTGCTCGCCACCAGCAACGCCGCCTTCGCCAAGCTGATCCCCTGGCTGCTGCTGGTAGCTACCGTGCTGTTCGCCTTCAGCGCCCAGCTCTCCCGGCTGGTGGCCCGCTTCAAGCCCGCCGCCCCCGGTCATGACGGCGAGCGCCATGTGGGCCCGGGGGGCTATCTCTTTCAACTGGCCGTCTCCATCTACGGCGGCTTCTTCGGGGCAGGCATGGGCATCCTCATGCTGGCGGCCCTGGCCATTCAGGGCTTCAAGGATGTCCACGAGATCAACGCCCTGAAGAACTGGTTGTCCGCGGTCATTTACAGCGTGGCCGTGGGCACCTTCGTCATCGCCAACGCGGTTTCCTGGCCGCATACGGCGGTGATGCTGATCACCGGCACCGTGGGGGGCTATGCCGGCGCGGCCGTGGCCCGCCGCATTCCCGCCCTGTGGCTGAAGCGGGTGATCATTGCCGTGGGCAGCCTGCTCACCGCGTACTACTTTTACAAGACGGCCTAG
- a CDS encoding DUF2474 domain-containing protein gives MTRGEGSGRSPWGRRLGWLVLIWAASVATLAVAAWLLRLLMQAAGFNS, from the coding sequence ATGACCCGGGGGGAAGGGAGCGGCCGCTCCCCGTGGGGACGGCGGCTCGGCTGGCTGGTGTTGATCTGGGCGGCCAGCGTGGCCACGCTGGCCGTAGCTGCCTGGCTGCTACGTCTGTTGATGCAGGCTGCCGGCTTTAATTCCTGA
- the aceB gene encoding malate synthase A — protein sequence MSLNLPQGVAINAPLHPRFDEILTHDALALVAKLHRAFEGRRQELLKARVARQARIDAGEMPDFLPETKHIREGDWKVAPVPPALQCRRVEITGPVEAKMIINAFNSGADSYMTDFEDSNSPNWFNQIQGQVNLFDAIRRKLTFTNEAGKVYKLNDKIATLQIRPRGWHLDEKHVTVDGQRVSGGIFDFALVFFHNAKEQVARGAGPFFYLPKMESHLEARLWNDIFVMAQDHIGLPQGTIKATVLVETILATFEMEEILYELREHSAGLNAGRWDYIFSCIKKFKKNKDFCLANRGAITMEVPFMRSYALALVQACHKRGAPAMGGMSALIPIKNDPEANEKALAGIRHDKRRDANDGYDGGWVAHPGLVPIAMEEFVKVLGDKPNQFGKQVEGTFGPKDWLNFQPEQPITEAGLRNNINVGIHYLGSWLAGNGCVPIHNLMEDAATAEISRSQVWQWVVSPKGKLDDGRKVTVDMVRPMIAEELAKVKATVTAQGEKTETYDQAAEIFDKMSLTPDYPEFLTLPLYEAME from the coding sequence ATGAGCCTCAACCTGCCCCAAGGCGTCGCCATCAACGCCCCGCTGCACCCCCGCTTCGACGAAATCCTGACCCACGACGCCCTGGCCCTGGTCGCCAAGCTGCATCGCGCCTTCGAAGGCCGCCGCCAGGAACTGCTGAAAGCCCGCGTCGCCCGCCAGGCCCGCATCGACGCCGGCGAAATGCCCGACTTCCTGCCGGAAACCAAGCACATCCGCGAAGGCGACTGGAAGGTTGCCCCGGTGCCCCCCGCACTGCAGTGCCGCCGCGTCGAGATCACCGGCCCGGTGGAAGCCAAGATGATCATCAACGCCTTCAACTCCGGCGCTGATTCCTACATGACCGACTTCGAGGATTCCAACAGCCCCAACTGGTTCAACCAGATCCAGGGCCAGGTGAACCTCTTCGACGCCATCCGCCGCAAGCTGACCTTCACCAACGAAGCGGGCAAGGTCTACAAACTCAACGACAAGATCGCCACCCTGCAGATCCGCCCCCGCGGCTGGCACCTGGATGAGAAGCACGTGACCGTGGACGGCCAGCGCGTCTCCGGCGGTATCTTCGACTTCGCCCTGGTGTTTTTCCACAACGCCAAGGAACAGGTGGCCCGCGGCGCCGGCCCCTTCTTCTACCTGCCCAAGATGGAATCCCACCTGGAAGCCCGCCTGTGGAACGACATCTTCGTCATGGCCCAGGACCACATCGGCCTGCCCCAGGGCACCATCAAGGCCACTGTGCTGGTGGAAACCATCCTCGCCACCTTTGAGATGGAAGAGATCCTCTATGAGCTGCGCGAGCACTCCGCCGGCCTGAACGCCGGACGCTGGGACTACATCTTCTCCTGCATCAAGAAGTTCAAGAAGAACAAGGACTTCTGCCTGGCCAACCGGGGCGCCATCACCATGGAAGTGCCCTTCATGCGCTCCTACGCCCTGGCCCTGGTGCAGGCCTGCCACAAGCGCGGCGCCCCGGCCATGGGCGGCATGAGCGCCCTGATCCCGATCAAGAACGATCCGGAAGCCAACGAGAAGGCCCTGGCCGGCATCCGCCACGACAAGCGCCGCGACGCCAACGACGGCTACGACGGCGGCTGGGTGGCCCACCCGGGCCTGGTGCCCATCGCCATGGAAGAGTTCGTCAAGGTCCTGGGCGACAAGCCGAACCAGTTCGGCAAGCAGGTCGAAGGTACCTTCGGTCCCAAGGACTGGCTCAACTTCCAGCCCGAGCAGCCCATCACCGAAGCCGGCCTGCGCAACAACATCAACGTCGGCATCCACTACCTGGGTTCCTGGCTGGCCGGCAACGGCTGCGTGCCCATCCACAACCTGATGGAAGATGCCGCCACCGCCGAAATCTCCCGCTCCCAGGTGTGGCAGTGGGTGGTCAGCCCCAAAGGCAAGCTCGACGACGGCCGCAAGGTCACCGTGGACATGGTGCGCCCGATGATTGCCGAAGAACTGGCCAAGGTGAAGGCCACCGTCACCGCCCAGGGCGAGAAGACCGAGACCTACGACCAGGCCGCGGAAATCTTCGACAAGATGTCCCTGACCCCGGACTACCCGGAATTCCTGACCCTGCCGCTGTACGAGGCGATGGAATAA
- a CDS encoding haloacid dehalogenase type II has translation MFRAILFDAYGTLFDVHSVTSLAEQLYPGQGAALSQLWRERQIDYSRIRTMSGQYRPFYEITDDALTFACARLGLPLSAEQRRRLMAQYACLSPFPENLPALKALKALGLPLAILSNGTPAMLDIAVKSAGMAGLFDHLLSTHAVQCYKTAPEAYQLGPDTFDAPAKDLLFVSSNGWDACGATWFGYTTFWVNRAGQPPEELGVVPSASGSSLNDLVAFVRARQAGGKA, from the coding sequence ATGTTCCGCGCCATCCTGTTCGACGCCTACGGCACCCTGTTCGACGTCCATTCGGTGACGTCGCTGGCCGAGCAGCTGTACCCCGGCCAGGGCGCCGCCCTGTCCCAGTTGTGGCGCGAGCGGCAGATCGACTATTCCCGTATCCGCACCATGAGCGGCCAGTACCGGCCGTTCTACGAGATCACCGACGACGCCCTGACCTTCGCCTGCGCCCGCCTCGGCCTGCCGCTCTCCGCCGAGCAGCGCCGCCGCCTGATGGCCCAGTACGCCTGCCTGTCCCCCTTTCCCGAGAACCTGCCGGCGCTGAAGGCGCTCAAGGCCCTGGGCCTGCCCCTGGCGATCCTGTCCAACGGCACCCCGGCCATGCTCGACATCGCCGTCAAGAGTGCCGGCATGGCCGGCCTGTTCGACCACCTGCTGTCGACCCACGCCGTGCAGTGCTACAAGACGGCCCCCGAGGCTTACCAGCTGGGGCCGGATACCTTCGACGCTCCGGCCAAGGACCTGCTGTTCGTCTCGTCGAACGGCTGGGACGCCTGCGGCGCCACCTGGTTCGGCTACACCACCTTCTGGGTCAACCGGGCCGGCCAGCCGCCGGAAGAGCTGGGCGTGGTCCCCAGCGCCAGCGGCTCCAGCCTCAACGACCTGGTGGCCTTCGTCCGCGCCCGCCAGGCCGGCGGCAAGGCCTGA